In Promicromonospora sp. Populi, one genomic interval encodes:
- a CDS encoding rhodanese-like domain-containing protein, with product MSDPAHPEAHPAEGYAGDITPQQAWDLLAADPGATLVDVRTQGEWRTIGIPDTTSLEKQPLFAEWVQAGGRPNPGFLEELKAAGIGDGPIVFLCRSGQRSIGAARLATSAGIAPSYNVLEGFEGAPGADGVRDQQGWKVAGLPWTDGAA from the coding sequence ATGAGCGATCCCGCGCACCCCGAAGCCCACCCTGCCGAGGGCTACGCCGGCGACATCACGCCCCAGCAGGCCTGGGACCTGCTCGCCGCCGACCCGGGCGCCACCCTCGTGGACGTCCGCACGCAGGGCGAGTGGCGCACGATCGGCATCCCCGACACGACGTCGCTGGAGAAGCAGCCCCTGTTCGCCGAGTGGGTACAGGCCGGCGGCCGCCCCAACCCCGGGTTCCTCGAGGAGCTCAAGGCGGCCGGGATCGGCGACGGCCCCATCGTGTTCCTCTGCCGCTCCGGTCAGCGTTCGATCGGTGCGGCGCGGCTCGCCACGTCAGCGGGCATCGCGCCGTCGTACAACGTGCTGGAGGGCTTTGAGGGCGCCCCCGGGGCCGACGGCGTCCGCGACCAGCAGGGCTGGAAGGTTGCCGGCCTGCCCTGGACGGACGGCGCCGCGTGA
- a CDS encoding hydrolase, whose product MTTTTDLLDALKRWPERVPGLPAWVWDAPYDGARHPQAVDPRAAAADPGPSGGPELGANCQLYAYSVLGLAGRQVPPHRSSELWGDTSLAHPRLGDLEPWDLVLFNRSLNHGAAAYGAHVAVYLGDDRLLHLCAELGRPAVWTRADFAARERYASVIGAVRIAGLAAAQRRPDGGTSI is encoded by the coding sequence GTGACGACGACGACCGATCTGCTCGACGCACTGAAGCGCTGGCCGGAGCGTGTGCCCGGTCTACCGGCGTGGGTCTGGGACGCGCCCTACGACGGTGCCCGTCATCCACAGGCTGTGGATCCGCGGGCCGCGGCGGCGGATCCGGGCCCGAGCGGAGGCCCGGAGCTGGGCGCCAACTGCCAGCTCTACGCATACTCCGTGCTGGGCCTGGCAGGGCGGCAGGTTCCGCCGCACCGGTCGAGCGAGCTCTGGGGCGACACCTCCCTGGCCCATCCGCGGCTCGGCGATCTGGAGCCGTGGGACCTCGTCCTGTTCAACCGCAGCCTCAACCACGGCGCGGCCGCATACGGCGCACACGTCGCCGTCTACCTGGGCGACGACCGGCTGCTGCACCTCTGCGCCGAGCTCGGCCGGCCGGCGGTGTGGACCCGGGCGGACTTCGCGGCCCGCGAGCGGTACGCGTCAGTGATCGGTGCAGTCCGGATCGCGGGCCTCGCGGCCGCGCAGCGGCGACCAGATGGTGGGACCAGCATCTGA